The proteins below come from a single Myxococcota bacterium genomic window:
- a CDS encoding glycosyltransferase has product MREAVDMARAHDAAAVQPVSVVVPAHDEEAVIERCLRAMLEGAEPGELDIVVVANGCRDATAARARAVAAEHPGAVRVVELERPSKHGALVRGDAEARGFPRFFVDADVSLPLAALRSVAAVLRRGEALVAAPRMQVDLGESSWAARAYYRVWMRLPYHRSGTIGSGVYALSEAGRARVGPFPDIISDDGYVRLCFAPAERASIAGATFTITAPRDLAGVLAVKTRSQKGWRQLREQFPALVANDGSDYGGALGPLLADVRVWPALPVYALVAAITKFRAWRLNRSGRLADWERDESSRRPQAGGERDESSRRPQAGGERDESSRRPQAGGERDESR; this is encoded by the coding sequence ATGAGGGAAGCCGTCGACATGGCGCGCGCGCACGACGCGGCGGCCGTGCAGCCCGTCTCGGTCGTCGTTCCCGCGCACGACGAGGAAGCCGTCATCGAGCGCTGCCTGCGCGCGATGCTCGAGGGAGCGGAGCCGGGCGAGCTCGACATCGTCGTCGTGGCGAACGGCTGTCGCGACGCGACGGCCGCGCGGGCGAGGGCGGTCGCCGCGGAGCATCCCGGCGCCGTCCGCGTCGTCGAGCTCGAGCGGCCGTCGAAGCACGGCGCGCTCGTCCGCGGTGATGCGGAGGCACGCGGGTTTCCGCGCTTCTTCGTCGACGCGGACGTCTCGCTCCCGCTCGCCGCGCTGCGGAGCGTGGCCGCCGTGCTGCGGCGGGGCGAGGCGCTCGTCGCCGCTCCGCGCATGCAGGTCGATCTCGGGGAGAGCTCGTGGGCCGCGCGCGCCTACTACCGGGTCTGGATGCGCCTTCCCTATCACCGCAGCGGCACGATCGGCTCGGGCGTCTACGCCCTGTCCGAGGCCGGGCGGGCGCGCGTCGGCCCCTTTCCCGACATCATCAGCGACGACGGCTACGTCCGGCTCTGCTTCGCGCCAGCAGAGCGCGCGAGCATCGCCGGGGCCACCTTCACGATCACCGCGCCGCGCGACCTGGCCGGCGTGCTGGCCGTGAAGACGCGCAGCCAGAAGGGCTGGCGACAGCTGCGGGAGCAGTTCCCGGCGCTCGTCGCGAACGACGGCAGCGACTACGGCGGAGCGCTCGGTCCGCTGCTCGCCGACGTCCGCGTCTGGCCCGCCCTCCCGGTCTACGCCCTCGTCGCCGCCATCACGAAATTCCGCGCCTGGCGCCTGAACCGCTCGGGGCGGCTGGCCGATTGGGAGCGCGACGAATCGTCGCGTCGACCACAGGCAGGCGGGGAGCGCGACGAGTCGTCGCGTCGACCACAGGCAGGCGGGGAGCGCGACGAATCGTCGCGTCGACCACAGGCAGGCGGGGAGCGCGACGAGTCGCGATGA